A stretch of Exiguobacterium sp. BMC-KP DNA encodes these proteins:
- a CDS encoding GNAT family N-acetyltransferase gives MIRRLRSTDHPALLKLQRLAYQVEARLLETTNFPPLSETIDDIEAEQPKGFVYLLHDNVVGAITYDDRTITRLVVDPAYFRQGIAQSLLQYLLQHDHVKHVLTGARNLPAITLYARFGFTEVQREWRQDVELVFLTRI, from the coding sequence ATGATACGACGACTACGATCAACTGATCATCCGGCTTTGTTAAAACTTCAACGTCTCGCTTATCAAGTCGAGGCGCGTCTACTTGAGACGACAAACTTTCCACCTTTATCGGAAACAATTGATGACATCGAAGCGGAGCAGCCGAAAGGGTTCGTTTATCTCTTGCATGATAACGTAGTCGGTGCAATCACATATGATGATAGGACGATTACTCGCCTCGTTGTTGATCCGGCATACTTTCGTCAAGGCATCGCACAATCCTTACTGCAATATCTGCTCCAGCATGATCATGTGAAGCACGTCCTGACTGGTGCGCGTAATCTTCCCGCCATTACGCTCTACGCTCGTTTTGGCTTTACGGAAGTCCAACGCGAGTGGCGCCAAGATGTCGAACTTGTCTTTTTGACTCGAATCTAA
- the chrA gene encoding chromate efflux transporter: MHRLIEIFLVSFKLGITSFGGPVAHLGYFYEEYVKRKKWIDEKAYADLVALCQFLPGPASSQVGMGIGLIRGGVSGAIISFIGFTLPSSIALILFAILATQFDVAEAGFIHGLKLVAVAIVADAVLGMGMKLATGVKRMTLMLLALAGVLLIAHPLAQVGVLLLAGLLAFFWFKEESEKGGSLSIRVPRLLSVTALVLFFVLLAVTPFLAQVTTGTIQLTSIMYSAGALVFGGGHVVLPFLEQMLVPGLMNTDTFLAGYAAAQAVPGPLFTFATYLGTIISGISGGILATLAIFLPGFLLVIGVLPYWDRIRKNQAVGRILIGVNAAVVGILLAALYDPIFTSSIKSGLDFLIAFGLFCLLRFYKQSPLRIVLIGAVLGFLFF, from the coding sequence ATGCATCGTTTAATTGAAATCTTTCTTGTATCGTTTAAGCTCGGAATAACGTCGTTTGGCGGTCCGGTCGCCCACCTTGGGTACTTTTATGAAGAATATGTCAAACGAAAAAAATGGATTGATGAAAAAGCATATGCTGATTTAGTGGCGCTCTGTCAATTCCTTCCTGGTCCTGCTTCGAGTCAGGTCGGAATGGGGATTGGTCTGATCCGTGGTGGGGTATCAGGTGCGATTATTTCTTTCATTGGTTTCACGTTACCGTCGAGTATCGCCTTGATTCTATTCGCCATTCTTGCAACGCAGTTCGATGTCGCAGAAGCTGGATTCATTCATGGCTTGAAGCTCGTTGCGGTTGCGATCGTTGCTGACGCCGTTCTTGGTATGGGAATGAAGCTTGCAACGGGAGTCAAACGGATGACGTTGATGCTACTGGCGCTAGCAGGCGTCCTTTTGATTGCGCATCCACTAGCGCAAGTCGGTGTCTTATTACTAGCAGGTCTGCTTGCGTTCTTCTGGTTTAAAGAGGAGTCAGAGAAGGGTGGGTCCTTGTCGATTCGCGTCCCACGCTTACTTAGCGTCACAGCACTCGTCTTATTCTTTGTTTTACTCGCTGTCACCCCGTTTCTCGCTCAAGTGACGACTGGAACGATCCAGCTGACAAGTATCATGTACAGTGCCGGGGCCCTCGTCTTTGGTGGCGGACATGTCGTTTTACCGTTTCTTGAACAAATGCTCGTACCTGGACTCATGAACACGGATACGTTCCTTGCTGGATATGCCGCAGCACAAGCGGTACCGGGACCACTGTTTACATTCGCGACGTATCTCGGTACGATCATCTCCGGTATTTCCGGGGGAATTCTTGCGACACTCGCCATTTTCTTGCCCGGTTTCTTACTCGTCATCGGTGTTTTACCGTACTGGGATCGTATTCGAAAAAATCAGGCAGTCGGTCGGATCTTGATTGGCGTCAACGCTGCCGTCGTCGGTATCTTACTTGCTGCTCTGTATGACCCGATTTTTACTTCAAGTATTAAGAGTGGTCTTGATTTCTTGATTGCCTTCGGATTATTCTGTTTACTGCGTTTTTATAAACAGTCGCCGTTACGGATCGTGTTGATTGGAGCCGTTCTCGGATTCCTGTTCTTTTAA
- a CDS encoding DUF418 domain-containing protein, producing the protein MQEINKNERIQYLDVLRGFALCGILFVNMPSFLGDRPNAMMGDVDQAIRLVFDLFIQTKFYTLFSVLFGAGFYLFIQRLQQKGLPKTIFARRLGILLVIGLVHLCIWQGDILHTYAFTGFILLLFVKAKPITKLLFAVAFQIYAVLLYLLIFFGARQFGDAPVVELDKTLQSFVTSRDILGFLSHHVTVQLPEALMNSGVIWPEILSLFLIGAYLMERFSAAPPTNRFLWWTLGISLVLTLPSFAGIIQAHADVPDGSINLFYVWLSGRTLAITYACAVALLVRAGRMQWFAGLGRMALTNYLMHTLVFTVFIFFSGQHGTTPLWQGLLLVFLLLITQGVTSNRYLQHHPQGPMEKLWRKGTYGNKKR; encoded by the coding sequence ATGCAAGAAATCAATAAGAATGAACGCATTCAGTACTTGGATGTGTTGAGGGGATTTGCTTTGTGTGGCATTTTATTTGTCAACATGCCGAGTTTTCTTGGCGATCGACCGAATGCAATGATGGGGGATGTCGATCAAGCGATTCGTTTAGTGTTTGATCTGTTCATCCAGACGAAATTCTATACGCTGTTTAGTGTCTTGTTTGGAGCGGGTTTTTATCTGTTCATCCAGCGTTTGCAGCAAAAAGGATTACCAAAGACGATTTTTGCGCGACGGCTTGGGATTCTCCTTGTCATTGGACTAGTACACTTATGCATTTGGCAGGGTGACATTTTACATACGTACGCGTTCACTGGTTTTATCTTGTTATTATTCGTAAAAGCAAAACCGATTACGAAATTGTTGTTTGCGGTAGCATTTCAAATCTATGCTGTTCTGCTCTACTTACTTATTTTTTTTGGGGCTCGTCAATTCGGTGATGCGCCCGTCGTCGAGCTAGATAAGACACTCCAGTCTTTCGTAACGTCGCGCGATATTCTCGGATTTTTGTCTCATCACGTGACGGTTCAATTACCGGAAGCCCTTATGAATTCAGGTGTCATTTGGCCAGAGATTCTATCGTTGTTTTTGATTGGAGCTTATTTAATGGAACGCTTTAGTGCAGCACCCCCAACGAATCGTTTCCTATGGTGGACGCTTGGAATCAGTTTAGTGCTGACACTTCCATCGTTCGCAGGAATCATTCAAGCGCATGCTGACGTACCAGACGGATCGATCAATCTATTTTACGTCTGGCTTTCCGGACGCACACTTGCGATCACCTATGCGTGTGCCGTCGCGTTACTCGTTCGTGCTGGGCGTATGCAATGGTTTGCTGGACTCGGACGGATGGCATTGACGAATTATTTGATGCATACGCTCGTCTTTACTGTGTTCATCTTCTTCAGTGGACAACATGGAACGACGCCGTTATGGCAAGGACTGTTACTTGTATTCCTGCTTTTGATTACACAAGGGGTTACTTCGAACAGATATCTCCAGCATCATCCACAAGGTCCCATGGAGAAATTGTGGCGAAAAGGAACATATGGTAATAAAAAACGTTGA
- a CDS encoding glycosyltransferase family 4 protein, protein MLWTASIVCFIAALLITPVVKRFAIAVGAVDSPDARKVHVRIMPRLGGLAIYISFMIGYFILQPSSPYATHILVGSFVIIMTGMLDDRFQLNARLKLMGQIVAAVIVLNGGIRIEFINLPFDQQLYLGWWSVPLTFLWVIGITNAVNLIDGLDGLAAGVSSIVLLTLISLAVIQGNVYVTIVAILLLMSTLGFLFHNFYPAKIFMGDTGSLYLGYMLAVLSLLGFKNVTLFSLAVPVILLGIPISDTLFAILRRMLQGRPPFAPDKEHLHHRLLDLGFTMRQAVLVIYGLCGVFGMTAILFSQTNSLGAFISLVILLIVLDILVESLGLLGDKYRPILKLLERLTTK, encoded by the coding sequence ATGTTATGGACGGCGTCCATTGTCTGTTTCATCGCTGCATTGCTGATTACCCCCGTTGTCAAACGTTTTGCCATTGCAGTGGGCGCGGTGGATAGTCCGGATGCACGAAAAGTACATGTTCGAATCATGCCACGTTTAGGTGGACTTGCGATATACATCTCATTCATGATCGGATACTTTATCTTACAACCATCGAGTCCATATGCGACTCATATATTAGTCGGTAGTTTCGTGATCATCATGACCGGTATGTTGGATGATCGTTTTCAACTGAATGCTAGGCTGAAGTTAATGGGACAAATCGTAGCGGCAGTCATCGTTTTAAATGGTGGGATTCGAATCGAATTCATCAATTTGCCGTTTGATCAACAGCTGTATCTCGGCTGGTGGAGTGTTCCATTGACCTTCTTGTGGGTCATCGGTATCACGAATGCCGTCAATTTGATTGATGGTTTAGACGGACTAGCTGCTGGCGTATCGAGTATCGTCTTGTTGACGCTAATTAGTTTGGCTGTGATTCAAGGGAACGTCTACGTGACGATCGTTGCGATTCTCTTGCTGATGAGTACGCTCGGTTTCTTGTTTCATAATTTTTATCCGGCAAAGATTTTCATGGGAGACACGGGTTCGCTGTATCTTGGATATATGTTGGCCGTACTTTCCCTGCTTGGATTCAAAAATGTAACTTTATTCTCACTTGCTGTACCGGTCATTTTGCTCGGGATCCCAATTTCAGATACGCTGTTCGCTATTTTGCGTCGTATGTTACAAGGGAGACCACCGTTCGCACCCGATAAAGAGCATTTGCATCATCGTCTACTTGATTTAGGATTTACGATGAGACAAGCCGTTTTAGTCATCTACGGACTTTGTGGTGTGTTCGGAATGACGGCAATCCTCTTTTCACAAACGAACTCTCTCGGTGCGTTCATTTCACTCGTCATTCTATTGATCGTACTTGATATTTTAGTCGAATCGTTAGGATTGCTAGGGGATAAATATCGACCGATTCTCAAACTATTAGAACGTCTTACAACTAAATGA
- a CDS encoding SLAP domain-containing protein, with protein sequence MFNRRKQIILEAEAPENTGLYKPRLIFTEDMLIEKEDEYLFRYHANQLPDLELNQLSVEALQVDLSSSPISIVALFRNTLENSFHIDGLPILVLDEANRLIGRKVLTTEDIPEFVPMSSMPCWLDFSEEELFLTEEESFPENIRLLFSLEETHDLEVSTDFLDTEARRVRQMFYSTPTLKNEEVNVMNVWNDKTENKMTGLFLIRNGYDQTIQLGTLPLQLTNGEQVLQTLQVALTSPIEAKTTRAIKVVLDATEWQDQEVLQFRVAQA encoded by the coding sequence ATGTTTAATCGCAGAAAACAAATCATTTTAGAAGCAGAGGCACCAGAAAACACAGGGTTGTACAAGCCGCGATTGATCTTTACGGAAGATATGTTGATCGAGAAGGAAGATGAATACCTTTTCCGTTATCATGCCAATCAATTGCCGGACTTGGAGTTAAATCAATTATCCGTCGAAGCACTTCAAGTCGACCTATCATCTTCGCCGATTTCTATCGTCGCCTTATTTCGGAACACATTAGAAAACAGTTTTCATATAGACGGTCTTCCTATACTCGTGTTGGACGAAGCCAATCGTCTGATTGGCAGAAAAGTCCTGACGACGGAAGATATTCCGGAGTTCGTACCGATGAGTAGTATGCCATGTTGGCTAGATTTTTCCGAGGAAGAATTGTTCTTAACAGAAGAAGAAAGCTTTCCGGAAAACATTCGCCTCTTATTTAGTTTAGAAGAGACGCATGACCTCGAGGTTTCAACAGACTTCCTTGATACGGAAGCGCGACGTGTACGTCAGATGTTCTATTCCACCCCGACGTTGAAGAATGAGGAAGTCAATGTCATGAATGTCTGGAACGATAAAACAGAAAATAAGATGACAGGATTGTTTTTGATTCGCAATGGATACGACCAGACGATTCAACTCGGAACGCTACCGTTACAACTTACAAACGGAGAGCAAGTCTTGCAGACGTTACAGGTAGCGTTAACGTCTCCTATTGAAGCTAAAACGACACGTGCAATCAAAGTCGTCCTAGACGCGACGGAGTGGCAAGACCAAGAAGTTCTACAATTCCGAGTCGCACAAGCGTAA
- the secA2 gene encoding accessory Sec system translocase SecA2, translating to MLQLVKNTFNEQSKRLKNYMKIVKEINTLESRYQAMTDDELKSQTIHLKERIEAGETIDQLKTEAFALVREASVRTLGMRHYDVQLIGGLALLDGHIAEMATGEGKTLVASLPSFTKALSGRGVHVITVNDYLARRDVDQIGEIHRFLGLTVGLNVPDLSPDEKRAAYGADITYGVGTEFGFDYLRDHLVNRKEDRVQRKHHFAIIDEVDSILIDEAKTPLIMAGKGSVHEGLQTVAKLIVSKFPTDAYEFDEEIKAVSLTDKGIAIIEENFAIDNLFAAEHQVLYHYMVQALRAHIVMKRDVDYIVKDGKIELVDLFTGRIMEGRSLSDGLHQAIEAKEGIAITEENKTTAQVTIQHYFRMYELVSGMTGTAQTSRQELLKTYGMDVVQVPTNRPKLREDSSDIIYATKEEKYEAVARATKEAHARQQPVLIGTTSIEQSFAVAEALDTHQLSYQILNAKTVDQETDIIRDAGRHGRITIATNMAGRGTDITLDEIAKEAGGLFVIGTERHESVRIDNQLRGRSGRQGDPGKSQFIVSLEDDLVRRFAKDRLEKVLKKVKTSQHEPVTLKEAQALLSYAQETCEGTGYSIREELVKLDDVLHQHRLVIYAIRNQVLDAEDIQDMVLPMVERTVERIVDRYLSAELVPEEWPKEEFQFAMNELLHDEVPLPEELEQPEEVKAYYVNIVSARREQLMEELKNPAVDELIRDQLLASIEEHWTEHLTTMNTLKEGIHLRSYGQEQPVRMYEKEGFEIFNYTIAEIEYPVAYVLQRLSEYIMLDEEIEEMELDV from the coding sequence GTGCTTCAACTCGTAAAAAATACATTCAACGAACAGTCTAAGCGACTGAAGAACTATATGAAAATCGTAAAAGAAATCAATACGTTAGAAAGTCGCTATCAAGCGATGACGGATGATGAATTAAAAAGTCAAACGATCCACCTGAAAGAACGCATCGAAGCTGGTGAGACGATTGATCAACTGAAGACGGAAGCATTTGCTCTTGTCCGAGAGGCAAGTGTTCGTACATTAGGGATGCGGCATTATGATGTTCAATTGATCGGCGGTCTTGCTTTACTAGACGGTCATATCGCGGAAATGGCGACGGGTGAAGGAAAAACGTTAGTAGCGTCACTGCCGAGTTTTACAAAAGCATTAAGCGGTAGAGGGGTTCACGTCATCACCGTCAACGACTACTTGGCTCGACGAGATGTGGATCAGATCGGAGAAATCCATCGTTTTCTTGGTCTGACAGTCGGACTAAACGTTCCCGATCTTTCGCCTGACGAAAAACGTGCTGCCTATGGCGCAGATATCACGTATGGAGTTGGTACAGAATTTGGGTTCGACTACTTGCGCGATCATCTCGTCAATCGGAAAGAAGACCGTGTGCAACGAAAACATCATTTTGCCATCATCGATGAAGTCGATAGTATTTTAATCGACGAAGCGAAAACACCACTCATCATGGCAGGAAAGGGTTCGGTGCATGAAGGGCTACAAACCGTCGCGAAGCTGATCGTATCAAAATTCCCTACAGACGCATACGAATTCGATGAAGAAATCAAAGCGGTCTCGCTGACGGATAAAGGGATTGCAATCATCGAAGAGAACTTTGCGATCGATAATCTCTTCGCAGCTGAGCATCAGGTGCTTTATCATTACATGGTTCAAGCATTGCGTGCCCATATCGTCATGAAACGAGACGTTGATTACATCGTAAAAGATGGAAAAATCGAGCTAGTTGATTTATTTACAGGACGTATCATGGAAGGACGAAGTTTGTCGGATGGGCTCCATCAAGCCATCGAAGCAAAAGAAGGCATCGCCATCACGGAAGAAAATAAAACGACGGCTCAAGTCACGATCCAACATTATTTCCGGATGTACGAACTCGTTTCGGGTATGACAGGTACTGCTCAAACTTCAAGACAAGAGCTTCTAAAAACTTACGGAATGGATGTCGTACAAGTCCCGACCAATCGTCCAAAACTCCGAGAAGATTCTTCTGACATCATTTATGCGACAAAAGAGGAAAAATATGAGGCTGTGGCACGTGCGACAAAAGAAGCTCATGCAAGACAGCAACCCGTATTGATCGGAACGACGTCCATTGAACAGTCATTTGCTGTAGCTGAAGCTTTAGATACGCATCAGTTATCGTATCAAATCCTGAATGCAAAGACGGTCGATCAAGAGACAGATATCATCCGGGATGCAGGTCGACATGGACGCATCACGATTGCGACGAACATGGCAGGTCGTGGAACAGATATTACATTGGATGAGATTGCGAAAGAAGCAGGTGGATTATTCGTCATCGGTACAGAACGTCATGAGTCGGTTCGGATCGATAACCAGCTAAGAGGACGTTCAGGACGTCAAGGAGATCCGGGTAAAAGTCAGTTCATCGTATCACTCGAAGATGACCTTGTTCGACGCTTTGCAAAGGATCGACTCGAGAAAGTCTTGAAAAAAGTAAAGACTAGTCAGCATGAACCCGTTACGTTAAAAGAAGCGCAAGCGTTATTGAGTTACGCTCAAGAAACATGCGAGGGGACGGGTTACTCGATTCGAGAGGAACTTGTTAAGCTAGATGACGTCCTTCATCAGCACCGCCTCGTCATTTATGCAATCCGTAACCAAGTGCTAGATGCAGAGGACATTCAAGATATGGTGTTACCGATGGTCGAGCGGACGGTCGAACGTATCGTAGATCGTTACCTTTCTGCAGAACTTGTACCTGAAGAATGGCCAAAGGAAGAGTTCCAATTTGCGATGAATGAATTATTACACGACGAAGTGCCGCTTCCGGAGGAGTTAGAACAACCGGAAGAGGTCAAAGCATATTATGTCAACATTGTCTCCGCTCGTCGTGAACAATTGATGGAAGAACTAAAGAATCCTGCGGTAGACGAGTTGATCCGAGATCAGCTACTAGCGTCCATTGAAGAACACTGGACGGAACATTTGACGACGATGAATACGTTAAAAGAAGGCATTCATCTTCGGAGTTACGGTCAGGAACAGCCGGTTCGGATGTATGAAAAAGAAGGCTTTGAAATCTTCAACTACACGATTGCTGAAATCGAGTATCCTGTCGCCTATGTATTACAACGACTGTCTGAATATATCATGCTAGATGAAGAAATCGAGGAGATGGAGTTAGATGTTTAA
- a CDS encoding Rok-like winged helix domain-containing protein: MDPNEHIYRELMEIEEEYRRLQRRAEYLVAELSRTNQDHAQEVSVALERPLKQRRVNQRYPLEVYVHQISDLMRERESMSARDIQMELELRYRHQISNIYQLMAKVEQANPAIQKVGRGIYTYDSSAEVPIFM, translated from the coding sequence ATGGATCCGAATGAACATATTTACAGAGAGCTGATGGAAATCGAAGAAGAATATCGTCGTCTTCAACGAAGAGCAGAGTACTTAGTAGCCGAGTTAAGTCGCACGAATCAGGATCATGCACAGGAAGTTTCTGTTGCGCTAGAACGTCCACTTAAACAACGAAGAGTGAATCAGCGGTACCCACTAGAAGTTTACGTACACCAAATCAGTGATTTGATGCGCGAACGCGAATCAATGTCTGCACGAGATATTCAGATGGAACTCGAACTTCGTTATCGTCATCAAATCAGTAACATTTATCAACTCATGGCAAAAGTCGAACAGGCAAACCCGGCGATTCAAAAAGTGGGTCGTGGAATCTATACATATGATTCATCGGCAGAAGTTCCGATTTTTATGTAG
- a CDS encoding N-acetylmuramoyl-L-alanine amidase: MPTKTSVFIASIASAVLFTVAAPTPEASAASIAKATYQTTDALNLRSSATTSSKKLLTIPKGKSVVSSYKTGNWYKVSYSSKTGYVSGSYLKKKAAVKASTVGTSFTKTNYTTSDSLSLRKSDSATSTKLLTIPKGTTLSSSYKKGSWYKVSYKSKTGYVAGSYLKKKAAVSTSSVGTTFAKTNYITLDALNLRTSNSATSAKLLTIPKGKIVTSSYRKDNWYQVSYGSKKGYVSGSYLKKTTSSSASLPPVGSAADYSGTTMYVLVPFNDSLTLRSGASSISPSIGTLPRGSVVTVTNALHKTKGFVAVKTSDGRYGYVEATYLSLFQPSMSSRPLVVLDPGHGGHDVGAARYGIYERDIVMSVAKLVAERLSKTVDVKLTRYTNDYYPSLTDRSVISNAHKTNIFVSIHINAASSTSAYGAENFYYRGNASVALSRNLQNNLVNSIGLRDRGIKFGNLAVLRGTNAPATLTELGFLSNANDRAKLVSPSYQQRYADAVANAILSSL, from the coding sequence ATGCCTACTAAAACTTCCGTCTTCATCGCAAGTATTGCTTCGGCCGTACTTTTCACGGTAGCCGCCCCAACACCCGAGGCATCTGCTGCTTCTATCGCGAAAGCTACTTATCAAACAACAGATGCATTGAACCTTCGCTCCTCTGCTACTACTTCCTCTAAGAAATTGTTGACGATTCCTAAAGGGAAATCAGTTGTTTCTTCGTATAAAACAGGAAACTGGTACAAAGTCTCTTACAGTTCTAAGACAGGTTACGTCTCAGGAAGCTACTTGAAAAAGAAAGCGGCCGTCAAGGCTAGTACTGTTGGTACATCATTTACCAAAACGAACTATACAACATCGGATTCGTTGAGCTTACGCAAATCTGATTCTGCTACTTCGACTAAATTATTGACGATTCCTAAAGGAACAACACTTTCCTCTTCATACAAAAAGGGAAGCTGGTACAAAGTTTCTTACAAATCTAAAACAGGCTATGTTGCTGGCTCTTACTTGAAAAAGAAAGCGGCCGTCTCAACAAGTTCTGTCGGTACGACATTTGCGAAAACGAACTACATTACGTTGGATGCATTGAATTTACGCACATCGAATTCTGCTACCTCAGCTAAACTGTTAACGATTCCTAAAGGAAAGATCGTTACCTCTTCGTACCGAAAAGATAACTGGTACCAAGTGTCTTACGGTAGTAAAAAAGGATATGTCTCAGGAAGTTACTTAAAGAAAACGACATCTTCTTCCGCTTCTTTACCACCTGTCGGATCTGCAGCTGATTATTCAGGTACGACGATGTATGTTCTCGTTCCTTTTAATGATTCCTTGACATTACGGTCTGGTGCAAGTTCAATCAGTCCTTCTATCGGTACACTGCCACGTGGTTCAGTTGTCACGGTAACGAATGCTTTACATAAGACAAAAGGATTCGTCGCTGTCAAAACATCTGATGGACGTTATGGATATGTCGAAGCGACGTATCTCTCGCTCTTCCAGCCTTCTATGTCTTCTCGTCCACTCGTCGTCTTAGACCCAGGTCATGGTGGTCATGATGTCGGTGCCGCACGATACGGTATTTATGAACGTGATATCGTCATGTCAGTAGCTAAACTCGTAGCCGAACGACTTTCCAAAACAGTCGACGTGAAGTTGACACGTTACACGAATGATTACTACCCTTCGTTAACGGATCGTAGCGTCATCTCAAATGCCCATAAGACAAACATCTTCGTCAGTATTCATATTAATGCTGCGTCTTCAACAAGTGCTTATGGCGCTGAAAACTTCTATTACAGAGGCAACGCATCTGTTGCTTTATCACGAAATCTTCAAAACAATCTCGTTAACTCGATTGGATTACGTGACCGTGGTATTAAATTCGGTAACCTTGCTGTCCTTCGTGGTACGAATGCACCCGCTACGTTAACGGAACTTGGATTCCTATCTAACGCCAATGACCGGGCGAAACTCGTTTCTCCTTCTTATCAGCAACGATATGCGGATGCAGTAGCAAACGCGATTCTTTCTTCCCTTTAA
- the pgmB gene encoding beta-phosphoglucomutase: protein MAPTIEAVIFDLDGVITDTAEYHYLAWKQLGEDLNIPFDREFNETLKGVSRMDSLERILALGGKQDAFSEDEKLALAAKKNEHYVTLIQHISEQDLLPGITAFLDEIRSAGLKIGMASASKNALMVVEALKVRHYFDDIVDAATVAQSKPHPEVFLRAAEALDVEPSRCIGVEDATAGITAIHAAGMYAVGVGPESALHEADYRVDSTDLLSLEQILASR, encoded by the coding sequence ATGGCACCAACGATCGAAGCGGTCATTTTTGATTTAGACGGCGTAATCACGGATACAGCAGAGTATCACTACTTAGCGTGGAAACAATTAGGAGAGGATCTAAATATCCCGTTCGACCGGGAATTTAATGAGACATTAAAAGGTGTTAGCCGAATGGATTCACTCGAGCGTATCCTTGCGCTCGGTGGAAAACAGGATGCTTTTTCGGAGGATGAGAAGCTAGCGCTCGCTGCGAAGAAGAACGAACACTACGTCACATTGATCCAGCATATCTCTGAACAGGATCTTCTTCCTGGAATCACTGCATTCCTCGATGAAATCCGAAGCGCTGGGCTGAAAATCGGGATGGCGTCCGCTTCTAAAAATGCGCTGATGGTCGTCGAGGCATTAAAGGTTCGACATTATTTTGATGACATCGTAGATGCTGCAACCGTTGCACAATCGAAACCACACCCTGAAGTGTTTCTCCGTGCTGCGGAAGCACTCGACGTCGAGCCGAGTCGTTGCATCGGTGTAGAAGATGCGACAGCGGGCATCACTGCCATCCATGCCGCCGGTATGTATGCCGTCGGCGTAGGACCGGAATCGGCGCTCCATGAGGCAGACTATCGTGTCGATTCGACAGATTTGCTTTCCCTTGAGCAAATACTCGCTAGTCGCTAA
- a CDS encoding Asp23/Gls24 family envelope stress response protein — translation MSYNLNNADGVVNVSQQVIEVIAGVAVQETEGIAFTADDSKLQEKQMVKLVKVEDVGGEITVSLSVHIKYGMSIIKTAGKVQERIAQDMENMLAFQPKAINVRVIGLLKG, via the coding sequence ATGTCATATAATTTAAATAACGCAGACGGTGTTGTGAACGTCTCGCAACAAGTCATCGAGGTCATAGCAGGCGTAGCCGTTCAAGAAACGGAAGGGATCGCCTTCACAGCAGACGATTCAAAATTGCAAGAGAAACAGATGGTTAAACTCGTGAAGGTCGAAGATGTCGGCGGCGAGATTACAGTCAGTTTGTCTGTTCATATCAAGTACGGGATGTCGATCATCAAGACGGCGGGGAAAGTGCAGGAGCGGATTGCACAAGACATGGAGAACATGTTAGCGTTCCAGCCGAAAGCAATCAACGTCCGAGTGATTGGTCTCTTAAAAGGATAA